One window of Vespa velutina chromosome 2, iVesVel2.1, whole genome shotgun sequence genomic DNA carries:
- the LOC124947135 gene encoding GPI ethanolamine phosphate transferase 2 isoform X1: MYKNIRSIYTLIVGIFSTALFIYGFFPIVHYDNTIASINDIPHFINNIRIERDTLYKPLVNKVIIMVIDAFRWDFVSDSIGKAAMPITNKLIENSFACLLQAKVEPPTVTMPRIKAMTTGRVPTFVDMVLNLGSQPILIDNILLQAKTHEHDLIFYGDDTWLKLFPTIFKRYDGTTSFFVTDFTEVDNNVTRHIDDELHNNDWSIMILHYLGLDHIGHVTGPFSSLIKPKLTEMDNIIAQIYSKIVHWNENGNPVLFIICGDHGMKDSGGHGGATLQETTVPVIAIGANCSKSHTRPKKIAQLDLAATLSVILGLPIPHSNFGSVTLDLLDNLPISRKLFALYYNAKQVHTQFKKLTDYNFQYAHHKYMDAVKLHLAWLKSVNNSYETGYDVIAAYRSALNEMKEILVKNMLKNDTHLMITAMLFLCHILWILLHDQYHSLVTFKKVLKLFMTNLLLYIIIISFWSFEILNLSLFNNIKNCVFILSIIGLLFLNCYFLAKIKYHHYFNIKLKNYKTFKWIFLCGILIHAISLGSSSYVEEEHQTWYFFWVSFLVLLLCKNNKIITMKSFKIRVYSTQFLISIEILLLLIGHRIFRMLNSTGNKYNHLPDIAGYLMKEESKINITIFVIIALALLVWIDFVHEKSIYRWYGLFLNIGLSLCIYLRHTNNQTIIPILLHPSSKDVKEVLIFWNLFTIFCIFSAYRLISIAKRNKTNFLYYIISFLVQAWIMVSALLHQPYNLILLPIQLIVIYVINSILKYNNIGEINIFINAWIGNVFYFYQGNSNSLADIDIAAGYVGLQSYRPVIVGMYLIVNTYSAPVLAYLLNIYHRTLSYKSVHDLHYVLLSDNRIYMIWKLVPVIIYTFIITIQKHHLFIWSVFAPKLLYESIYLTVMNCTILLLETIILIEYIINKYIK, from the exons ATGTATAAGAATATTAGATcaatttatacattaattGTTGGAATTTTTTCTActgctttatttatttatggatTTTTTCCTATAGTACATTATGATAATACCATAGCATCAATAAATGATATACCACActttataaataacataag gatagaaagagatacttTATATAAACCATTAGTGAACAAAGTTATAATTATGGTAATCGATGCATTTCGTTGGGATTTTGTATCAGATTCAATTGGAAAAGCTGCTATGCCAATAACAAATAAACTTATAGAGAATTCGTTTGCATGTTTATTGCAAGCGAAAGTAGAACCACCAACGGTGACAATGCCtagaataaaa gCAATGACAACAGGAAGAGTACCAACTTTTGTTGACATGGTTTTAAATCTGGGAAGCCAGCCTATATTAATTGACAATATTTTACTCCAAGCAAAGACTCATGAacatgatttaatattttacggAGATGACACCTGGCTGAAATTGTTTCCTACGATATTTAAACGTTATGATGGTACTACATCATTTTTTGTTACCGATTTTACAGAG gTAGACAATAATGTTACAAGACATATAGATGATGAActtcataataatgattggTCAATAATGATTCTCCATTATCTAGGATTAGATCATATTGGGCATGTAACTGGACCATTTAGTTCTTTAATCAAACCAAAACTTACTGAAATGGATAATATTATAGcacaaatatattcaaaaattgtACATTGg AATGAAAATGGTAATCctgttttgtttataatttgtGGAGATCATGGTATGAAAGATTCTGGAGGTCATGGTGGTGCAACGTTACAAGAAACTACAGTACCTGTCATTGCAATTGGAGCAAATTGTTCTAAATCGCATACTCGACCAAAAAAAATAGCTCAATTAGATTTAGCAGCAACATTATCTGTGATATTAGGTTTACCTATACCACATTCCAATTTTGGAAGTGTGACATTAGATTTATTAGATAACTTACCTATCTctagaaaattatttgcacTTTATTACAATGCAAAACAAGTTCACACTCAATTCAAAAAATTGACTGACTACAACTTTCAAT ATGCTCATCATAAATACATGGATGCAGTAAAACTTCATCTTGCTTGGCTAAAATCAGTTAATAATTCGTATGAAACAGGATATGATGTTATAGCTGCGTATCGTTCGGCActtaatgaaatgaaagagatattagtaaaaaatatgttaaaaaatgataCGCATTTAATGATTACAGCAATGTTGTTTCTATGTCAT aTCTTATGGATTTTATTGCATGACCAATATCATTCATTAGTGActtttaaaaaagtattaaagttatttatgacaaatttattgttatatattataataatttctttctggagttttgaaattttaaatttatctctttttaataatataaaaaattgtgtatttatattaagCATTATTGGACTTTTGTTTTTAAACTGTTACTTCCttgctaaaataaaatatcatcattattttaacataaag ttaaaaaattataaaacattcaAATGGATTTTTCTCTGTGGAATATTAATACATGCTATAAGTTTAGGTAGCAGTAGTTATGTGGAAGAAGAACATCAAACTTGGTATTTTTTTTGGGTTTCATTCCTTGTACTGTTGCTTTGtaagaataacaaaataataacaatgaaatctTTCAA GATACGTGTATATAGCACACAATTTCTAATCTCTATTGAAATATTGCTATTGCTCATTGGACATAGAATCTTTCGAATGCTAAACAGTActggtaataaatataatcatctTCCTGATATTGCAggatatttaatgaaagaagaatcaaaaatcaatataaCAATCTTTGTCATTAttg CTCTTGCACTTTTAGTATGGATTGATTTTGTACATGAAAAATCAATCTATAGATGGTATggtttatttttgaatatagGATTGtctctatgtatttatcttcGTCACACAAACAATCAAACCATCATACCTATATTATTACACCCTTCATCTAA aGATGTGAAGGAAGTACTAATATTTtggaatttatttacaatattttgtatattctcTGCATACAGATTGATTTCAATAGCAAAACgcaataaaacaaatttcttgTATTATATCATATCTTTTCTTGTACAAGCATGGATTATGGTATCAGCATTATTACATCAAccatacaatttaatattacttcCGATACAATTGATagtaatttatgtaataaattcaatattgaaatataataatataggagaaattaatatatttataaatgccTGGATtggaaatgtattttatttttatcag gGAAATTCTAATAGTCTTGCTGATATTGATATTGCAGCAGGCTATGTAGGATTGCAATCCTATAGACCTGTTATTGTTGGAATGTATTTAATTGTGAATACATATTCTGCACCAGTTTTGGCTTATCTTTTAAACATATATCACAGAACATTATCGTACAAATCAGTTCATGA ttTACACTATGTACTTTTGTCAGACAACAGAATTTATATGATATGGAAATTAGTAccagttattatttatacgtttataataacaattcaaAAACATCATTTATTCATATGGAGCGTATTTGCGCCAAAATTATTGTATGAATCAATCTATTTAACTGTTATGAATTGTACTATATTGTTGTTGGaaacaattattttgatagaatatataataaataagtatattaagTAA
- the LOC124947135 gene encoding GPI ethanolamine phosphate transferase 2 isoform X2 has translation MYKNIRSIYTLIVGIFSTALFIYGFFPIVHYDNTIASINDIPHFINNIRIERDTLYKPLVNKVIIMVIDAFRWDFVSDSIGKAAMPITNKLIENSFACLLQAKVEPPTVTMPRIKAMTTGRVPTFVDMVLNLGSQPILIDNILLQAKTHEHDLIFYGDDTWLKLFPTIFKRYDGTTSFFVTDFTEVDNNVTRHIDDELHNNDWSIMILHYLGLDHIGHVTGPFSSLIKPKLTEMDNIIAQIYSKIVHWNENGNPVLFIICGDHGMKDSGGHGGATLQETTVPVIAIGANCSKSHTRPKKIAQLDLAATLSVILGLPIPHSNFGSVTLDLLDNLPISRKLFALYYNAKQVHTQFKKLTDYNFQYAHHKYMDAVKLHLAWLKSVNNSYETGYDVIAAYRSALNEMKEILVKNMLKNDTHLMITAMLFLCHILWILLHDQYHSLVTFKKVLKLFMTNLLLYIIIISFWSFEILNLSLFNNIKNCVFILSIIGLLFLNCYFLAKIKYHHYFNIKLKNYKTFKWIFLCGILIHAISLGSSSYVEEEHQTWYFFWVSFLVLLLCKNNKIITMKSFKIRVYSTQFLISIEILLLLIGHRIFRMLNSTGNKYNHLPDIAGYLMKEESKINITIFVIIALALLVWIDFVHEKSIYRWYGLFLNIGLSLCIYLRHTNNQTIIPILLHPSSKLISIAKRNKTNFLYYIISFLVQAWIMVSALLHQPYNLILLPIQLIVIYVINSILKYNNIGEINIFINAWIGNVFYFYQGNSNSLADIDIAAGYVGLQSYRPVIVGMYLIVNTYSAPVLAYLLNIYHRTLSYKSVHDLHYVLLSDNRIYMIWKLVPVIIYTFIITIQKHHLFIWSVFAPKLLYESIYLTVMNCTILLLETIILIEYIINKYIK, from the exons ATGTATAAGAATATTAGATcaatttatacattaattGTTGGAATTTTTTCTActgctttatttatttatggatTTTTTCCTATAGTACATTATGATAATACCATAGCATCAATAAATGATATACCACActttataaataacataag gatagaaagagatacttTATATAAACCATTAGTGAACAAAGTTATAATTATGGTAATCGATGCATTTCGTTGGGATTTTGTATCAGATTCAATTGGAAAAGCTGCTATGCCAATAACAAATAAACTTATAGAGAATTCGTTTGCATGTTTATTGCAAGCGAAAGTAGAACCACCAACGGTGACAATGCCtagaataaaa gCAATGACAACAGGAAGAGTACCAACTTTTGTTGACATGGTTTTAAATCTGGGAAGCCAGCCTATATTAATTGACAATATTTTACTCCAAGCAAAGACTCATGAacatgatttaatattttacggAGATGACACCTGGCTGAAATTGTTTCCTACGATATTTAAACGTTATGATGGTACTACATCATTTTTTGTTACCGATTTTACAGAG gTAGACAATAATGTTACAAGACATATAGATGATGAActtcataataatgattggTCAATAATGATTCTCCATTATCTAGGATTAGATCATATTGGGCATGTAACTGGACCATTTAGTTCTTTAATCAAACCAAAACTTACTGAAATGGATAATATTATAGcacaaatatattcaaaaattgtACATTGg AATGAAAATGGTAATCctgttttgtttataatttgtGGAGATCATGGTATGAAAGATTCTGGAGGTCATGGTGGTGCAACGTTACAAGAAACTACAGTACCTGTCATTGCAATTGGAGCAAATTGTTCTAAATCGCATACTCGACCAAAAAAAATAGCTCAATTAGATTTAGCAGCAACATTATCTGTGATATTAGGTTTACCTATACCACATTCCAATTTTGGAAGTGTGACATTAGATTTATTAGATAACTTACCTATCTctagaaaattatttgcacTTTATTACAATGCAAAACAAGTTCACACTCAATTCAAAAAATTGACTGACTACAACTTTCAAT ATGCTCATCATAAATACATGGATGCAGTAAAACTTCATCTTGCTTGGCTAAAATCAGTTAATAATTCGTATGAAACAGGATATGATGTTATAGCTGCGTATCGTTCGGCActtaatgaaatgaaagagatattagtaaaaaatatgttaaaaaatgataCGCATTTAATGATTACAGCAATGTTGTTTCTATGTCAT aTCTTATGGATTTTATTGCATGACCAATATCATTCATTAGTGActtttaaaaaagtattaaagttatttatgacaaatttattgttatatattataataatttctttctggagttttgaaattttaaatttatctctttttaataatataaaaaattgtgtatttatattaagCATTATTGGACTTTTGTTTTTAAACTGTTACTTCCttgctaaaataaaatatcatcattattttaacataaag ttaaaaaattataaaacattcaAATGGATTTTTCTCTGTGGAATATTAATACATGCTATAAGTTTAGGTAGCAGTAGTTATGTGGAAGAAGAACATCAAACTTGGTATTTTTTTTGGGTTTCATTCCTTGTACTGTTGCTTTGtaagaataacaaaataataacaatgaaatctTTCAA GATACGTGTATATAGCACACAATTTCTAATCTCTATTGAAATATTGCTATTGCTCATTGGACATAGAATCTTTCGAATGCTAAACAGTActggtaataaatataatcatctTCCTGATATTGCAggatatttaatgaaagaagaatcaaaaatcaatataaCAATCTTTGTCATTAttg CTCTTGCACTTTTAGTATGGATTGATTTTGTACATGAAAAATCAATCTATAGATGGTATggtttatttttgaatatagGATTGtctctatgtatttatcttcGTCACACAAACAATCAAACCATCATACCTATATTATTACACCCTTCATCTAA ATTGATTTCAATAGCAAAACgcaataaaacaaatttcttgTATTATATCATATCTTTTCTTGTACAAGCATGGATTATGGTATCAGCATTATTACATCAAccatacaatttaatattacttcCGATACAATTGATagtaatttatgtaataaattcaatattgaaatataataatataggagaaattaatatatttataaatgccTGGATtggaaatgtattttatttttatcag gGAAATTCTAATAGTCTTGCTGATATTGATATTGCAGCAGGCTATGTAGGATTGCAATCCTATAGACCTGTTATTGTTGGAATGTATTTAATTGTGAATACATATTCTGCACCAGTTTTGGCTTATCTTTTAAACATATATCACAGAACATTATCGTACAAATCAGTTCATGA ttTACACTATGTACTTTTGTCAGACAACAGAATTTATATGATATGGAAATTAGTAccagttattatttatacgtttataataacaattcaaAAACATCATTTATTCATATGGAGCGTATTTGCGCCAAAATTATTGTATGAATCAATCTATTTAACTGTTATGAATTGTACTATATTGTTGTTGGaaacaattattttgatagaatatataataaataagtatattaagTAA
- the LOC124947135 gene encoding GPI ethanolamine phosphate transferase 2 isoform X3, giving the protein MCFLSFRIERDTLYKPLVNKVIIMVIDAFRWDFVSDSIGKAAMPITNKLIENSFACLLQAKVEPPTVTMPRIKAMTTGRVPTFVDMVLNLGSQPILIDNILLQAKTHEHDLIFYGDDTWLKLFPTIFKRYDGTTSFFVTDFTEVDNNVTRHIDDELHNNDWSIMILHYLGLDHIGHVTGPFSSLIKPKLTEMDNIIAQIYSKIVHWNENGNPVLFIICGDHGMKDSGGHGGATLQETTVPVIAIGANCSKSHTRPKKIAQLDLAATLSVILGLPIPHSNFGSVTLDLLDNLPISRKLFALYYNAKQVHTQFKKLTDYNFQYAHHKYMDAVKLHLAWLKSVNNSYETGYDVIAAYRSALNEMKEILVKNMLKNDTHLMITAMLFLCHILWILLHDQYHSLVTFKKVLKLFMTNLLLYIIIISFWSFEILNLSLFNNIKNCVFILSIIGLLFLNCYFLAKIKYHHYFNIKLKNYKTFKWIFLCGILIHAISLGSSSYVEEEHQTWYFFWVSFLVLLLCKNNKIITMKSFKIRVYSTQFLISIEILLLLIGHRIFRMLNSTGNKYNHLPDIAGYLMKEESKINITIFVIIALALLVWIDFVHEKSIYRWYGLFLNIGLSLCIYLRHTNNQTIIPILLHPSSKDVKEVLIFWNLFTIFCIFSAYRLISIAKRNKTNFLYYIISFLVQAWIMVSALLHQPYNLILLPIQLIVIYVINSILKYNNIGEINIFINAWIGNVFYFYQGNSNSLADIDIAAGYVGLQSYRPVIVGMYLIVNTYSAPVLAYLLNIYHRTLSYKSVHDLHYVLLSDNRIYMIWKLVPVIIYTFIITIQKHHLFIWSVFAPKLLYESIYLTVMNCTILLLETIILIEYIINKYIK; this is encoded by the exons AtgtgttttttatcttttaggatagaaagagatacttTATATAAACCATTAGTGAACAAAGTTATAATTATGGTAATCGATGCATTTCGTTGGGATTTTGTATCAGATTCAATTGGAAAAGCTGCTATGCCAATAACAAATAAACTTATAGAGAATTCGTTTGCATGTTTATTGCAAGCGAAAGTAGAACCACCAACGGTGACAATGCCtagaataaaa gCAATGACAACAGGAAGAGTACCAACTTTTGTTGACATGGTTTTAAATCTGGGAAGCCAGCCTATATTAATTGACAATATTTTACTCCAAGCAAAGACTCATGAacatgatttaatattttacggAGATGACACCTGGCTGAAATTGTTTCCTACGATATTTAAACGTTATGATGGTACTACATCATTTTTTGTTACCGATTTTACAGAG gTAGACAATAATGTTACAAGACATATAGATGATGAActtcataataatgattggTCAATAATGATTCTCCATTATCTAGGATTAGATCATATTGGGCATGTAACTGGACCATTTAGTTCTTTAATCAAACCAAAACTTACTGAAATGGATAATATTATAGcacaaatatattcaaaaattgtACATTGg AATGAAAATGGTAATCctgttttgtttataatttgtGGAGATCATGGTATGAAAGATTCTGGAGGTCATGGTGGTGCAACGTTACAAGAAACTACAGTACCTGTCATTGCAATTGGAGCAAATTGTTCTAAATCGCATACTCGACCAAAAAAAATAGCTCAATTAGATTTAGCAGCAACATTATCTGTGATATTAGGTTTACCTATACCACATTCCAATTTTGGAAGTGTGACATTAGATTTATTAGATAACTTACCTATCTctagaaaattatttgcacTTTATTACAATGCAAAACAAGTTCACACTCAATTCAAAAAATTGACTGACTACAACTTTCAAT ATGCTCATCATAAATACATGGATGCAGTAAAACTTCATCTTGCTTGGCTAAAATCAGTTAATAATTCGTATGAAACAGGATATGATGTTATAGCTGCGTATCGTTCGGCActtaatgaaatgaaagagatattagtaaaaaatatgttaaaaaatgataCGCATTTAATGATTACAGCAATGTTGTTTCTATGTCAT aTCTTATGGATTTTATTGCATGACCAATATCATTCATTAGTGActtttaaaaaagtattaaagttatttatgacaaatttattgttatatattataataatttctttctggagttttgaaattttaaatttatctctttttaataatataaaaaattgtgtatttatattaagCATTATTGGACTTTTGTTTTTAAACTGTTACTTCCttgctaaaataaaatatcatcattattttaacataaag ttaaaaaattataaaacattcaAATGGATTTTTCTCTGTGGAATATTAATACATGCTATAAGTTTAGGTAGCAGTAGTTATGTGGAAGAAGAACATCAAACTTGGTATTTTTTTTGGGTTTCATTCCTTGTACTGTTGCTTTGtaagaataacaaaataataacaatgaaatctTTCAA GATACGTGTATATAGCACACAATTTCTAATCTCTATTGAAATATTGCTATTGCTCATTGGACATAGAATCTTTCGAATGCTAAACAGTActggtaataaatataatcatctTCCTGATATTGCAggatatttaatgaaagaagaatcaaaaatcaatataaCAATCTTTGTCATTAttg CTCTTGCACTTTTAGTATGGATTGATTTTGTACATGAAAAATCAATCTATAGATGGTATggtttatttttgaatatagGATTGtctctatgtatttatcttcGTCACACAAACAATCAAACCATCATACCTATATTATTACACCCTTCATCTAA aGATGTGAAGGAAGTACTAATATTTtggaatttatttacaatattttgtatattctcTGCATACAGATTGATTTCAATAGCAAAACgcaataaaacaaatttcttgTATTATATCATATCTTTTCTTGTACAAGCATGGATTATGGTATCAGCATTATTACATCAAccatacaatttaatattacttcCGATACAATTGATagtaatttatgtaataaattcaatattgaaatataataatataggagaaattaatatatttataaatgccTGGATtggaaatgtattttatttttatcag gGAAATTCTAATAGTCTTGCTGATATTGATATTGCAGCAGGCTATGTAGGATTGCAATCCTATAGACCTGTTATTGTTGGAATGTATTTAATTGTGAATACATATTCTGCACCAGTTTTGGCTTATCTTTTAAACATATATCACAGAACATTATCGTACAAATCAGTTCATGA ttTACACTATGTACTTTTGTCAGACAACAGAATTTATATGATATGGAAATTAGTAccagttattatttatacgtttataataacaattcaaAAACATCATTTATTCATATGGAGCGTATTTGCGCCAAAATTATTGTATGAATCAATCTATTTAACTGTTATGAATTGTACTATATTGTTGTTGGaaacaattattttgatagaatatataataaataagtatattaagTAA
- the LOC124947135 gene encoding GPI ethanolamine phosphate transferase 2 isoform X4, producing MVIDAFRWDFVSDSIGKAAMPITNKLIENSFACLLQAKVEPPTVTMPRIKAMTTGRVPTFVDMVLNLGSQPILIDNILLQAKTHEHDLIFYGDDTWLKLFPTIFKRYDGTTSFFVTDFTEVDNNVTRHIDDELHNNDWSIMILHYLGLDHIGHVTGPFSSLIKPKLTEMDNIIAQIYSKIVHWNENGNPVLFIICGDHGMKDSGGHGGATLQETTVPVIAIGANCSKSHTRPKKIAQLDLAATLSVILGLPIPHSNFGSVTLDLLDNLPISRKLFALYYNAKQVHTQFKKLTDYNFQYAHHKYMDAVKLHLAWLKSVNNSYETGYDVIAAYRSALNEMKEILVKNMLKNDTHLMITAMLFLCHILWILLHDQYHSLVTFKKVLKLFMTNLLLYIIIISFWSFEILNLSLFNNIKNCVFILSIIGLLFLNCYFLAKIKYHHYFNIKLKNYKTFKWIFLCGILIHAISLGSSSYVEEEHQTWYFFWVSFLVLLLCKNNKIITMKSFKIRVYSTQFLISIEILLLLIGHRIFRMLNSTGNKYNHLPDIAGYLMKEESKINITIFVIIALALLVWIDFVHEKSIYRWYGLFLNIGLSLCIYLRHTNNQTIIPILLHPSSKDVKEVLIFWNLFTIFCIFSAYRLISIAKRNKTNFLYYIISFLVQAWIMVSALLHQPYNLILLPIQLIVIYVINSILKYNNIGEINIFINAWIGNVFYFYQGNSNSLADIDIAAGYVGLQSYRPVIVGMYLIVNTYSAPVLAYLLNIYHRTLSYKSVHDLHYVLLSDNRIYMIWKLVPVIIYTFIITIQKHHLFIWSVFAPKLLYESIYLTVMNCTILLLETIILIEYIINKYIK from the exons ATGGTAATCGATGCATTTCGTTGGGATTTTGTATCAGATTCAATTGGAAAAGCTGCTATGCCAATAACAAATAAACTTATAGAGAATTCGTTTGCATGTTTATTGCAAGCGAAAGTAGAACCACCAACGGTGACAATGCCtagaataaaa gCAATGACAACAGGAAGAGTACCAACTTTTGTTGACATGGTTTTAAATCTGGGAAGCCAGCCTATATTAATTGACAATATTTTACTCCAAGCAAAGACTCATGAacatgatttaatattttacggAGATGACACCTGGCTGAAATTGTTTCCTACGATATTTAAACGTTATGATGGTACTACATCATTTTTTGTTACCGATTTTACAGAG gTAGACAATAATGTTACAAGACATATAGATGATGAActtcataataatgattggTCAATAATGATTCTCCATTATCTAGGATTAGATCATATTGGGCATGTAACTGGACCATTTAGTTCTTTAATCAAACCAAAACTTACTGAAATGGATAATATTATAGcacaaatatattcaaaaattgtACATTGg AATGAAAATGGTAATCctgttttgtttataatttgtGGAGATCATGGTATGAAAGATTCTGGAGGTCATGGTGGTGCAACGTTACAAGAAACTACAGTACCTGTCATTGCAATTGGAGCAAATTGTTCTAAATCGCATACTCGACCAAAAAAAATAGCTCAATTAGATTTAGCAGCAACATTATCTGTGATATTAGGTTTACCTATACCACATTCCAATTTTGGAAGTGTGACATTAGATTTATTAGATAACTTACCTATCTctagaaaattatttgcacTTTATTACAATGCAAAACAAGTTCACACTCAATTCAAAAAATTGACTGACTACAACTTTCAAT ATGCTCATCATAAATACATGGATGCAGTAAAACTTCATCTTGCTTGGCTAAAATCAGTTAATAATTCGTATGAAACAGGATATGATGTTATAGCTGCGTATCGTTCGGCActtaatgaaatgaaagagatattagtaaaaaatatgttaaaaaatgataCGCATTTAATGATTACAGCAATGTTGTTTCTATGTCAT aTCTTATGGATTTTATTGCATGACCAATATCATTCATTAGTGActtttaaaaaagtattaaagttatttatgacaaatttattgttatatattataataatttctttctggagttttgaaattttaaatttatctctttttaataatataaaaaattgtgtatttatattaagCATTATTGGACTTTTGTTTTTAAACTGTTACTTCCttgctaaaataaaatatcatcattattttaacataaag ttaaaaaattataaaacattcaAATGGATTTTTCTCTGTGGAATATTAATACATGCTATAAGTTTAGGTAGCAGTAGTTATGTGGAAGAAGAACATCAAACTTGGTATTTTTTTTGGGTTTCATTCCTTGTACTGTTGCTTTGtaagaataacaaaataataacaatgaaatctTTCAA GATACGTGTATATAGCACACAATTTCTAATCTCTATTGAAATATTGCTATTGCTCATTGGACATAGAATCTTTCGAATGCTAAACAGTActggtaataaatataatcatctTCCTGATATTGCAggatatttaatgaaagaagaatcaaaaatcaatataaCAATCTTTGTCATTAttg CTCTTGCACTTTTAGTATGGATTGATTTTGTACATGAAAAATCAATCTATAGATGGTATggtttatttttgaatatagGATTGtctctatgtatttatcttcGTCACACAAACAATCAAACCATCATACCTATATTATTACACCCTTCATCTAA aGATGTGAAGGAAGTACTAATATTTtggaatttatttacaatattttgtatattctcTGCATACAGATTGATTTCAATAGCAAAACgcaataaaacaaatttcttgTATTATATCATATCTTTTCTTGTACAAGCATGGATTATGGTATCAGCATTATTACATCAAccatacaatttaatattacttcCGATACAATTGATagtaatttatgtaataaattcaatattgaaatataataatataggagaaattaatatatttataaatgccTGGATtggaaatgtattttatttttatcag gGAAATTCTAATAGTCTTGCTGATATTGATATTGCAGCAGGCTATGTAGGATTGCAATCCTATAGACCTGTTATTGTTGGAATGTATTTAATTGTGAATACATATTCTGCACCAGTTTTGGCTTATCTTTTAAACATATATCACAGAACATTATCGTACAAATCAGTTCATGA ttTACACTATGTACTTTTGTCAGACAACAGAATTTATATGATATGGAAATTAGTAccagttattatttatacgtttataataacaattcaaAAACATCATTTATTCATATGGAGCGTATTTGCGCCAAAATTATTGTATGAATCAATCTATTTAACTGTTATGAATTGTACTATATTGTTGTTGGaaacaattattttgatagaatatataataaataagtatattaagTAA